One Periophthalmus magnuspinnatus isolate fPerMag1 chromosome 8, fPerMag1.2.pri, whole genome shotgun sequence genomic window carries:
- the LOC117374818 gene encoding protein FAM117A-like isoform X2, with product MNPQNFASKQPSEAADHAPTPRRSRVNVKKSTPSSWAEETRGRRSASGHKRSASWGSGEHLREVAKLRHQLQKRSRHAAPSLGYDLSHPPLPAGHVAGITQTMPMIPLNRIATRLRRSVEGLNLELEEVFVSEKPDDDEEHEISQILDIPDGHRAPAPVQRCSSGSQSEPSPGPLDPALLSPSQSPCPLHPSLLSPSTSPSTSPCPINACLLSPSQSPCHLGEPVSEDCGALCSSSSALPSFALSPPLLQQCSSAPRPNRTYSYQREPPEGCERRGLCLDPMSASQDEPLLPPSCPDLNKVNFTPHGGSAFCPVSLLKPLLPSMDLLFRGLSVSPVTGCPGQASPTRHLGMQ from the exons ATGAATCCTCAAAATTTTGCTTCGAAACAGCCTTCAGAAGCAGCTGACCACGCTCCGACTCCTAGAAGATCAAGAGTCAATGTCAAGAAATCG ACTCCTAGTTCTTGGGCAGAAGAAACACGCGGCAGAAGAAGTGCAAGTGGACACAAAAGATCTGCATCCTGGGGAAGTGGGGAGCATCTCAGAGAG GTGGCCAAATTGAGGCACCAGTTGCAGAAACGCTCCCGTCACGCCGCTCCCTCGTTGGGGTATGACCTCTCACACCCGCCCCTGCCAGCGGGACATGTAGCAGGCATCACACAG ACCATGCCAATGATCCCCTTGAACAGAATTGCTACTCGTTTGCGCCGCAGTGTTGAGGGCCTTAACCTGGAACTTGAAGAAGTTTTTGTGTCTGAGAAACCTGATGACGATGAAGAACATGAG ATATCCCAGATTTTGGACATCCCAGATGGCCACCGTGCCCCCGCCCCAGTGCAGAGGTGTAGCAGTGGTTCCCAGAGTGAGCCCTCCCCGGGACCCCTGGATCCTGCCCTGTTGTCACCGTCCCAGTCCCCCTGTCCTCTGCACCCGTCGCTCCTGTCACCCTCCACCTCACCCTCCACCTCACCCTGCCCCATAAACGCCTGTCTGCTGTCCCCATCACAGTCCCCCTGTCACTTGGGAGAGCCAG TCTCTGAGGACTGCGGTGCGTTGTGTTCCTCCTCGTCTGCTCTCCCCTCTTTTGCACTcagccctcctctgctccagcaATGCTCCTCTGCACCACGTCCCAACAGAACATACTCCTATCAGCGAGAACCTCCAGAGGGGTGCGAGCGAAGAGGACTGTGCTTAGACCCAAT GTCTGCCTCTCAGGATGAGCCTCTTCTTCCCCCCTCCTGCCCTGACCTCAACAAAGTGAACTTCACCCCTCATGGCGGCTCTGCGTTCTGCCCCGTTAGCCTCCTGAAGCCTCTGCTGCCCTCCATGGACCTCCTCTTCAGGGgactctctgtgtctcctgtcACTGGATGCCCCGGTCAAGCTTCTCCCACAAGGCACTTGGGCATGCAGTGA